A stretch of DNA from Mucilaginibacter daejeonensis:
AAGGCGTAGCGGTAGAGGACTTCATGAAGCCCGACCGCGTGGTGGTAGGTACCACCGACGAAAGAGCAAGAAAACTGATGGCTGAACTATACGGACCATACGTGCGCCAGGGCAACCCGATCATCTTCATGGATGAGCGCAGCTCAGAACTGACCAAGTATGCGGCCAACTCCTTCCTGGCCACCAAGATATCGTTCATGAACGAGATAGCGAACCTGTGCGAGCTGGTAGGCGCTGACGTGGACATGGTGAGAAAAGGAATCGGTGCGGATGAACGCATCGGTAAACGCTTCCTGTTCGCCGGTATCGGTTATGGCGGCTCATGCTTCCCTAAGGATGTGCAGGCGCTGGCCAAATCGGCAGAAGAGAACAGCTACGACTTCAAGATACTGAACTCGGTGATGGAAGTGAACGAGATACAAAAGAACGTACTGACCGAGAAGGTAAAGAGATATTACAAAGGCGACCTGAAAGGCAAGCACTTCGCGCTGTGGGGTCTGGCGTTCAAACCAGAAACGGACGACATCAGGGAAGCACCGGCACTGTACATCATCGATGCACTGGTAGAGGCCGGCGCAACGGTATCAGCATTTGACCCGGAAGGCATGAACAATGTGAAGGCACTGCTGGGCGACAAGATCACGTACGCAGAGAACCAGTACGACGTACTGAAGGACGCTGATGCACTGCTGATCGTGACCGAGTGGTCACTGTTCCGCACACCGGACCTGGAGCGGGTGGAGAGCCTGCTGAAGGCGAAGGTTATCTTTGACGGCCGTAACCTGTACGACCTGGACAAGATGATCGACCGTGGTTTCTACTACAACTCTATCGGTAGAAAAGAGATCAAATAAGCATCCCGAACAATAGATCATGAAAGGCTTTGTGAGCATCACAAGGCCTTTTTCGTTGTACCATCTTTTTTTGGTAGATAACGCTGGTCAGCGTTGCTGAAAATGGGTGTTGTAATTGAAGCGATAGGTGTTTTTCTTGTAGGTTAAAATGGGTATGTGGTATACCTCAAAGTGTGCATAAATAGCCCATTAATTTACATCAGCTACACAGTAATTACTTGCATGTTACTACCGATCAATATAATTTTGTGCGCGATCAACCTACAATGTTCGTTTAACGCAAACGAACTTCACCTGGTAGTTAATGGAACAGACATTAAACAAGGATAAGCCTGAAGTAAGGCTACGAGCTTTCAGAGCTATCGACGAACCACATACCTGCCAGTTATTCATCGAAGGGCATACTCATGTACTCACCAGTATCGGCGTCACTAAAGTGACCTCATCTAAGAACGAATGGACCGAGAATCCGGCCGCGTTCGTGATGGTGGTGGAATCAATGGACGGCAAAAAGGTGTACGGAGGAGCCCGTGTACACGTGGCCGGCGGTTCGCAGCTGTTGCCTATCGAGCAGGCCACCGGCCGCATGGACCCGGGGATATTTGACCTGGTGTGGCGCTTTGCCCAGCAAGGCACTGGCGAACTTTGCGGCCTTTGGAACTCGCGCGAGATCGCCGGCTACGGTATCGGCAGTATCTTCCTGATCCGTACAGCGGTGGCTATCTCTTACCAGATCGGCATACAATCGTTATTTGCTTTATGTGCTCCATACACCATCCCGCCGGGTGAGGCCGTGGGGATGGAGATCGAACTGGGGATCGGTAACAATGGTACCTTTTATTATCCCAAGCTGGATCTGTTAGCTACCACCATGATCCTTAAGGATGTGCCAACATTGAAAAAGGCTTACGAAGAGGACAAGGCGGCCATCATGAAGATCCGCGAGAACCTCAACATCATCCGCAACGAGGTGCTGCGCAAAAAGGAGATCACTATCCATTACGAGATCGAGATACCGCACTTGGATCAGTGGGACCTCAAGGCCACCATAGCTAATGCCCAAAGCAATTACAACAGCGCCA
This window harbors:
- a CDS encoding UDP-glucose dehydrogenase family protein; protein product: MKIAVVGTGYVGLVTGTCLAETGNEVTCVDINEKKVAMMKAGQLPIYEPGLEQLFHRNIAQGRLTFTNSLAEGIAEAQIIFLALPTPPGGDGAADLSYVLGAAGDIAKLITDYKVIVTKSTVPVGTADKVTAAMQQHAKEGVEYAVVSNPEFLREGVAVEDFMKPDRVVVGTTDERARKLMAELYGPYVRQGNPIIFMDERSSELTKYAANSFLATKISFMNEIANLCELVGADVDMVRKGIGADERIGKRFLFAGIGYGGSCFPKDVQALAKSAEENSYDFKILNSVMEVNEIQKNVLTEKVKRYYKGDLKGKHFALWGLAFKPETDDIREAPALYIIDALVEAGATVSAFDPEGMNNVKALLGDKITYAENQYDVLKDADALLIVTEWSLFRTPDLERVESLLKAKVIFDGRNLYDLDKMIDRGFYYNSIGRKEIK